A window from Citrus sinensis cultivar Valencia sweet orange chromosome 5, DVS_A1.0, whole genome shotgun sequence encodes these proteins:
- the LOC102613637 gene encoding metal transporter Nramp2-like isoform X1, translated as MDSSETREEESGSKDSNETNRLLPIPSPPSSTEDDEEVAFDSREKILIVDADSASTLNVDGDQVPPFSWKKLWLFTGPGFLMSIAFLDPGNLEGDLQSGAIAGYSLLWLLMWATLMGLLIQLLSARVGVATGRHLAELCREEYPNWARFVLWFMAEVALIGADIQEVIGSAIAIQILSHGVLPLWAGVIITALDCFIFLFLENYGVRKLEAVFAVLIATMALSFAWMFGDTQPSGKELLVGVLVPRLSSKTIRQAVGVVGCVIMPHNVFLHSALVQSRNIDPKKKGRVQEALNYYSIESSVALLVSFMINLFLTTVFAKGFYGTKQANSIGLVNAGQYLQEKYGGGYLPILYIWGIGLLAAGQSSTITGTYAGQFIMGGFLNLPMKKWLRALITRSCAIVPTMIVALIFNTSEASLDILNEWLNVLQSIQIPFALIPLLTLVSKEQVMGVFRIGPVLERLAWTVAALVMVINGYLLLDFFVSEVKGLLFGFLVFTGTAAYVAFIIYLITRGSDLSSNCFSLEMSKRYSNPGN; from the exons ATGGACTCCTCCGAAACCCGAGAAGAAGAAAGCGGGTCCAAAGACAGCAATGAAACCAACCGCCTCCTTCCAATACCGTCACCACCGTCCTCAACGGAGGACGACGAGGAAGTCGCGTTCGATTCACGAGAGAAAATCTTGATCGTCGACGCAGATTCAGCCTCCACGTTGAACGTTGACGGTGACCAAGTGCCGCCTTTTTCGTGGAAAAAGCTTTGGTTATTCACTGGACCCGGTTTCTTAATGAGCATAGCGTTTCTGGATCCGGGGAATCTGGAGGGGGATCTCCAATCGGGGGCGATAGCAGGGTACTCGCTTCTTTGGTTGCTAATGTGGGCCACCCTCATGGGCTTGCTTATTCAGCTGCTGTCGGCACGAGTAGGGGTGGCCACGGGGCGTCACTTGGCAGAGCTGTGTAGAGAGGAGTACCCCAATTGGGCGCGATTCGTGTTGTGGTTCATGGCTGAAGTGGCCTTGATTGGTGCCGATATTCAGGAAGTAATTGGGAGTGCCATTGCTATCCAGATTTTGAGTCACGGGGTCTTGCCACTATGGGCCGGTGTCATCATTACGGCGTTGGATTG tttcatatttttatttttagagaaCTATGGAGTGAGGAAACTGGAAGCTGTTTTTGCTGTATTAATTGCAACTATGGCTTTATCGTTTGCTTGGATGTTTGGCGACACACAACCCAGTGGAAAAGAACTTTTAGTAG GTGTTTTGGTTCCAAGACTCAGCTCAAAAACAATTAGGCAAGCTGTTGGAGTTGTGGGTTGTGTCATTATGCCTCACAATGTGTTCCTGCACTCTGCTTTGGTACAATCAAGGAATATTGATCCCAAAAAGAAGGGCCGTGTTCAAGAAGCACTGAACTACTACTCAATCGAGTCATCTGTTGCTCTTTTAGTCTCCTTCATGATCAACTTGTTTCTAACAACTGTTTTCGCCAAGGGATTCTATGGCACTAAGCAAGCCAATAGTATAGGACTGGTTAATGCTGGGCAGTATCTTCAGGAGAAGTACGGAGGAGGCTATTTACCAATTCTTTACATCTGGGGTATTGGATTATTGGCAGCTGGACAAAGTAGTACAATAACCGGCACATATGCTGGCCAGTTCATCATGGGAGGTTTCCTCAACCTTCCTATGAAAAAATGGCTGAGGGCCTTGATCACAAGGAGTTGTGCAATTGTGCCAACTATGATTGTAGCTCTTATATTTAATACTTCTGAAGCTTCATTGGATATTTTGAATGAATGGCTTAATGTCCTTCAGTCAATCCAAATCCCTTTTGCACTTATCCCTCTTCTTACCTTGGTGTCCAAAGAGCAAGTCATGGGAGTCTTCAGAATTGGACCTGTTCTTGAA AGGTTGGCCTGGACTGTTGCCGCCCTGGTGATGGTGATTAATGGTTACCTGTTGTTGGACTTCTTTGTTTCCGAAGTTAAGGGACTGCTGTTTGGATTTCTGGTCTTCACTGGGACTGCTGCCTATGTAGCTTTTATAATATATCTGATTACGCGTGGCAGTGACCTTTCTTCTAATTGTTTCAGCTTAGAAATGTCAAAGAGATACTCAAATCCCGGAAATTGA
- the LOC102613637 gene encoding metal transporter Nramp2-like isoform X2: MDSSETREEESGSKDSNETNRLLPIPSPPSSTEDDEEVAFDSREKILIVDADSASTLNVDGDQVPPFSWKKLWLFTGPGFLMSIAFLDPGNLEGDLQSGAIAGYSLLWLLMWATLMGLLIQLLSARVGVATGRHLAELCREEYPNWARFVLWFMAEVALIGADIQEVIGSAIAIQILSHGVLPLWAGVIITALDCFIFLFLENYGVRKLEAVFAVLIATMALSFAWMFGDTQPSGKELLVGVLVPRLSSKTIRQAVGVVGCVIMPHNVFLHSALVQSRNIDPKKKGRVQEALNYYSIESSVALLVSFMINLFLTTVFAKGFYGTKQANSIGLVNAGQYLQEKYGGGYLPILYIWGIGLLAAGQSSTITGTYAGQFIMGGFLNLPMKKWLRALITRSCAIVPTMIVALIFNTSEASLDILNEWLNVLQSIQIPFALIPLLTLVSKEQVMGVFRIGPVLEVE; the protein is encoded by the exons ATGGACTCCTCCGAAACCCGAGAAGAAGAAAGCGGGTCCAAAGACAGCAATGAAACCAACCGCCTCCTTCCAATACCGTCACCACCGTCCTCAACGGAGGACGACGAGGAAGTCGCGTTCGATTCACGAGAGAAAATCTTGATCGTCGACGCAGATTCAGCCTCCACGTTGAACGTTGACGGTGACCAAGTGCCGCCTTTTTCGTGGAAAAAGCTTTGGTTATTCACTGGACCCGGTTTCTTAATGAGCATAGCGTTTCTGGATCCGGGGAATCTGGAGGGGGATCTCCAATCGGGGGCGATAGCAGGGTACTCGCTTCTTTGGTTGCTAATGTGGGCCACCCTCATGGGCTTGCTTATTCAGCTGCTGTCGGCACGAGTAGGGGTGGCCACGGGGCGTCACTTGGCAGAGCTGTGTAGAGAGGAGTACCCCAATTGGGCGCGATTCGTGTTGTGGTTCATGGCTGAAGTGGCCTTGATTGGTGCCGATATTCAGGAAGTAATTGGGAGTGCCATTGCTATCCAGATTTTGAGTCACGGGGTCTTGCCACTATGGGCCGGTGTCATCATTACGGCGTTGGATTG tttcatatttttatttttagagaaCTATGGAGTGAGGAAACTGGAAGCTGTTTTTGCTGTATTAATTGCAACTATGGCTTTATCGTTTGCTTGGATGTTTGGCGACACACAACCCAGTGGAAAAGAACTTTTAGTAG GTGTTTTGGTTCCAAGACTCAGCTCAAAAACAATTAGGCAAGCTGTTGGAGTTGTGGGTTGTGTCATTATGCCTCACAATGTGTTCCTGCACTCTGCTTTGGTACAATCAAGGAATATTGATCCCAAAAAGAAGGGCCGTGTTCAAGAAGCACTGAACTACTACTCAATCGAGTCATCTGTTGCTCTTTTAGTCTCCTTCATGATCAACTTGTTTCTAACAACTGTTTTCGCCAAGGGATTCTATGGCACTAAGCAAGCCAATAGTATAGGACTGGTTAATGCTGGGCAGTATCTTCAGGAGAAGTACGGAGGAGGCTATTTACCAATTCTTTACATCTGGGGTATTGGATTATTGGCAGCTGGACAAAGTAGTACAATAACCGGCACATATGCTGGCCAGTTCATCATGGGAGGTTTCCTCAACCTTCCTATGAAAAAATGGCTGAGGGCCTTGATCACAAGGAGTTGTGCAATTGTGCCAACTATGATTGTAGCTCTTATATTTAATACTTCTGAAGCTTCATTGGATATTTTGAATGAATGGCTTAATGTCCTTCAGTCAATCCAAATCCCTTTTGCACTTATCCCTCTTCTTACCTTGGTGTCCAAAGAGCAAGTCATGGGAGTCTTCAGAATTGGACCTGTTCTTGAA GTAGAATGA